From the Struthio camelus isolate bStrCam1 chromosome 19, bStrCam1.hap1, whole genome shotgun sequence genome, the window AAACTGGTCACttactgttgaaaatatttttgtaaggaaatattttataaatgtcaCATGGGAAGGAGACAGTGAACCTGAAGGCCAATTCAGGAGGCTACTGACTCCGGTCACCTAACGTGCATGCACTGGAGTGGTAGAATAGAAGGCTTATTCAACGTTTGGCTGTAATGCCAGCTCCTACCTTCTACAATGCTTCCCCTTGGAAATAGAGGGGGAAGAGTCCTGGCTTGGTGTGCACAAGCATTCAGAATAGAAGTAGTGACCTGTACTAAACAGGAAATCACTGAGCCATGGGATCAGTGAACAGTGTTAATTGCTGCCTGTTTTGTTAGTAATTAGTTGTGTTGTCTATGCTGACTGCCATCTGTGGCTAGATAGAGAAGGATCTTTGAAGATACCTCCTTCCAGGGCTACAACTTCATAGGTCTAAAGGTTGGCAGTAGACTCGTTCCTAGTGTAGCCCAATTGCCAATGCCATACCCGAACAGAACAGGCAGTCCTAGCAGCATCTGCTCCTGAACTGGGGCTGATGACTGGTACCTGCTTCTGAGTAAGAAAAGCTGCTTTgcttttgggggtggaggggagcaaGGGCTGTTCTTAAATTCCACTGGAAGGATCTTGGCTAGGAATCAACTCGAGAACTGGCTTTTAACTGGCTTTGTGGAGCCAGTTAAAGAAGTGCAAACAAAGCAGAGTTCTGTAATTGTCCTCTGCTAATACTCTGGGACCTGACATGCTCAGTTGAGGGGAAGGGGGCTTTTCTCATATACCAAAGCTCCTCTGGCAGAGTAGGACTTCATCAGAGTCATCCTCTGCATACAGCTAATTGCTGTTCCAAAGGAACAGGCAGAAGTGTTCTCTCTCAACAACAGACAGTTCAGCCTCCCATTAGGTGGTATTCCTTGTCTGAGAATGGCTGTGTGGCTGAGTGAAAAATATCAGCAAAAAGATGAAACAATTTGCTAGAAGATGAACAAATGTGGCAAGCAGTTCTCAGGTGCTGTGAACAGATTCCTACCTGTCAGCCTTATTACTGGTGGGAGTTCAATAGAAGGTTAAGTTGCAGAAGTGGCAGAATGACTTTTCTGTGACTGTCTTTCCTGACaggcagttgggggggggggcgggggattCATTGTTTTGGCTGAACAGGCCATAATAGTATGAAGTAGAGCACACTATGTTCACTTATCTGAAATGACCAAACCTATGatggggggaaaaggaaggaggaacagCTGTTGCTTGAACCCTTGGCTGTTGGCTGGTCTGGAAGATTCCTCAGTGAGCAGACAGCCCCCTTCAGCCCTTTGACAACTAGAGCTGGGGAGTAACAAGTGCAGAAGCTGGTGGTGGTGCTGTTCCTCAGGTATTCTTCTGAAGCTGTTCTGCAGAAGCCTACCCTTATGCAACAGTTGCACCTAGAGCCTTAGAGCTCAAAGTTTGAAGCAGAACTACAGCACTGAACCCCATAGGCTGGCATTTTACTCTTCTGGTTCTGTCTGCTGATTATATCCAACTGGCTGGTGGCGCGCTCTATGCTTAGCTGTACTCTCGTCTTGCAATCGTGCTGGGCAGCATGGCTTGTTCTGCTCCCTTTCAGGTCATCTGATGCAGCTACAGGAGGGTGACTTAGCTCTGAATGTATTTGGCACCATAGCTCTGGTGCCAAATATGTTTGTGTTACTCTGGCTAATCAGTACGTGGTGGCTGGTTCCCCTCGCTTGGTGATAAAGGGGTTGTGTCTTTTCCTGGTTTGGCAGCGGGAGTCAGAAATTGCTGCCGGGAAGTCCTGTTTTCAGGCCCTTGGGCTCCTCTGAAGGGCTATCcatgcacaagcaacagcagatttGACCCTTGGATGGGCACATCAACAGGTGGGTGGTAAGATGAGACACCAACTTCTGCCCAAAAGTGGGAGGCTGCGGGACTGGGCGGCTCAATTACAAAGTATCATGGCAAATAGCATGAGCTGCATGTCCTCAAAATAGCCCACAGGAGACTATATAACGAGATGCCCCTGGAGAACCATCAGTCCTGGGCCAAGAGCCTGCGAGTGAACTGTGTGTGCCCAGCGCCACCTCCAGCGTGCTGCGTGGGAGTGTACTGAGAGCCTGGGGACTCTGCTTCTTCTCTGTTTGCCCGAGGAGGGGTACGCAGCTGCCGGAAACACGCTTCAGAACAGGCGGATCAGCAGAGGTGTAGGTTCCATCACGCCTAACTTAACGAAGAACTGACCTGAAAGGTGCAAGAGGAGAAAGCAGTGTTTCAAGGCCAGCAAGTGGTAGGGCTGAGCACTGACCAGCTCCGACTGTTCTTACAGCCCCCCCACATGCCTCTGCCCTTCCTCTTTCCCAGTGTCTTAAGGCTGCTTTCGGCATGAAAGACTATTGTCAGGTCTCAATGCCCCGGTACAGTCGGTACGCCAGGAGATTGAGAGCCTCACGCACTGTGCACTTTCCCAATGATGTCGTCTTTCAGGACCACATCAGGCAGGGGGACCTGGAGCAGGTGGGCAGATTTATACGTACCAGGAAGGTCACTTTGGACACCATCTACCCTTCTGGTGAGTGCTCTTGGGGTTGGCAGAGCTGGAATCCCTGAGGCAGTGTGGCTTGGCTGGGCTGCGAGGGAGAAGATAGAGAATAGCGAGGCTGGGGACAGGCTGTGGGCCACCTTGGCAGGGTGACAGGCTGAAATCAAGTTGTTTTCCTCCCTGGTGAGGTGTACCACCCCAAACATTGCCAAGTAGGGCCCAGGGTGCCCCAGCATCTCCCCTTACCAGCATGGCCAGCGTATGCTGCAGGAAAGGGGGAAGCTCACCATCTGTCTGGGTCCCCTCAAAGCATGATGTTGCACCTACAGCATGGTGTGACTAGAGAAGTAGCAGGCAAAAAGAAAGTGATAAAGGGAGCATAGGCTAGTAGCTAGAGCACCGAATGAGATGGGGGACTCCTGTCTTCTGTCCTGGCTTGGGAGAGGAGTAGGGAGAAGCCAAGTTCTGCGTTTCGTTCCTGCCTCTATCAGTTTCCCGCAAAGGCTGTTCTCTCCCTCGAGCGTGCATGGACCTGTGGACTTGTGGAATAAATGCCGGAGGAGAAGGTATTGCAACATGTTTGCATCCTGCTTCACCAGAAACTGTTTACAGAATGCCTTGGTCCACACGGGCTGGTGCGGAGCCCAGATCTGTCCCTTTCCTGTCCCATGGGCTCAGCTTCTGCTGTCACGCGGCCGTGGAGATTTTGTCTCAAATGACCCTGGACTGCCTCCTGTACTGATTGCTTCATTACTGGCTCTGTGAGGAACTTCCAAGACTTGGACAGAGCAGGACCCATGAGACGCTTTCAGGGTCTGCAGGCCTGGGAGGCCTGGCAGGGGCTCGAGGTGGGGGTTAGGTGCAGCTCCACCTGCTCGACAGCTCTGCCTCACCGGGCAGGGGCCATGGGGCTGCCCCTTCTGAAATGGGGCATTTTCACTGTAAGAGGGGAACCGAATCCTGCAGCAGCTCCTTTTGCTTCCTCACGAGATAGTCATTGTTCCTTCCCCAAACCGTCTTCTCCCCTCTAATGGGGGTCTGCTTGCACCCCTCTCCTGGGGTGCAGGTGAGGCGCGGGCCGGCTCACAGCACCAGGGGCCGCTGCCCCCGCGCGGGGCTGACGAGTCCCTTCTTCCCAGGCATGGCAGCCCTCCATGAAGCTGTGCTTACGGGGAACCTGGAGTGCGTCAAGCTCCTGGTGAAGTACGGTGCCGACATCCACCAGAGAGACGAGAACGGCTGGACGCCCCTGCACATGGCCTGCAGCGATGGCTACGCAGACATAGCCAGGTGGGGAGCGACCTGCCGGGGCGGCCCCGTGCCTCGCTCCACGGCACCAGGGCGGCCCCGTGCCTCGCTCCACGGTGCCGGGGCGGCTGTGCGTCCCACTCCACGGCACCAGGGCGGCCCCGTGCCTCGCTCCACGGCGCCGGGGCGGCTGTGCGTCCCCCTCCACGGCGCCAGGGCGGCTGTGCGTCCCCCTCCATGGTGCCAGGGCGGCTGTGCATCCCGCTCCACGGTGCTGGGGTGGCCCTGTGCCTCGCTCCATGGTGCCAGGGCCGCGGGGTGCTGGCTCCCGGCCCGCAGGTCGCCGAGGGCCGTGCTGCCGGCGCTCACGGCCCGTCTCCGGCAGGTACCTCATGTCCCTGGGGGCCAGCCCCGAGGCCACCAACGACGccggggagaagcccgcggacctCGTGGACCCCGAGTACAAGGAGCTGGTGGAGCTCTTCGAGGCCGCCACCGTGGACTGAGCCCGGgccggggggtggcggggagcagcggggctgTGCACCgaccgcggggcggcggcggcgcccgggctgggcccgggccgggggcggcggggtcgCTCGGTGTCGCCTCTCGGGAGCCGCTTTGTACTTTTCCAATAAAGCACCTCGGACACGGCCGGAGACTCcctgcgcggcgggggcggggcggggccgggggcggggccacgagggggcggggccacacGGGGCGGGGCAGAACAGGGGCGGGGCCgatcggggcgggggcggggccgaccggggcgggcgaggcgaggcagggagggggcggggccggacgcgcggcgggggcggggacGTGGGAGGGGGCGGTGGCACCGGCGGAGGGGGCGTGGCGGCGCCTGCGCGCGGCGGCGCTTCCGTCGCGGCCTGGCGGCGAGCGGAGGCGGGAGCCGGGGCCCAGGTGAGGGGCgcgcgttgccatggcgacgggcggggggcggcccgcggcctagccccggcctcgccgctctctcttctccccttgcagccgccgccgccgccgcctcacggaCGACGCCATCATGGCTAGgtgagcccagcgccgggccccggTGCCGCGCCGGACCCGCGGGGAGCCGGCCGGCTCAGCCTTGCGCTTCGTTTGCAGCTCCCCGGTATCCCGCGTGGTCTACAACGGCAAGCGGAGCGGCGGGCCGCGCTCCCCGGGCACCGGCAGCGAGATCTTCACGCCGGCCCACGAGGAGAACGTGCGCTTCATCTacgagggtgagcggcgggggaggccgcggggctgggccgcaGACGGCGGGGGGCCCCCGGGGGGCCCCCCGCCGTCtgcggcccagccccgcggcccagGCAGCGGTGGCCTGAGGCGAGCCGCCCCCCTCACCCGTgtccccgcagcctggcagtgcgtGGAGCGCGACCTGCGCAGCCAGATGGGCTCGGAGCGCGGCCTGGTCGAGGAGTACGTGGAGAAGATGCCGAACCCCAGCCTCAAGGGTGAGCGtggcggtgggggcggggggcgcccccccATCTCAatgccctccccccaccctgatCCCTTTCCCCTGGGCTCCTGCTGGAGGGGGCAGTGGGGAGcctcctccctggggctggggtagggccccccgccccggccgccaaAACGTCTCCTCGTCTTGCCCGCAGCGTTTAAACCTGTCGACTTGGGGGatctgaagaggaggaacacACAGGATGCCAAGAAGTCCTAAGGCAGGTTGTCCCTGCAGATTTGGCTGGTCTCCTAAGGTCCTCAAGCAGAtttaatttgagatttttttgtgttgatttttcctcctctggtCTGTACTCTGCCTGTGGGAGAGCTGGTCAGCTTTGGGCTGGCTCTGAAGCTGCCTGAGTTCAAAGATGCATAGAGGCTCACTGAGGATGCCCAGAGCCTGTTGTAATGGATTCCTGTCCCTTGCCTGTAGCTTTCTCTGGCCTCAAGCTGTCCTTCCCCACTTCATGCTGGGCTCACAAATCActtgctctccttccctctctgtccCTGGTGAGTTGAGTGCTTAGGCTTGCTGGGGCCTGGtgcatggcagggcaaagcaGAGCTGCCCCGTCTGCGGTAGAGACAGCACTAGTTTTCTGCTCCCTTCTGTGTACCAAGGATCCACAGTGGCCGGAGTGGGCCAAGGTGAGAAGGAATGAGAGTGGGTTCCTTCCCTGTGCCTCGGGACAGACAGGCAGCCCCAGTCCAACACCAGGTAGTACGGCAACCTTTCTTGCAGCTGACTGCTGGGCAGGTGACACTGTGCCTGTTCCTTGCTCCCTTGTGGGAGGGCTTAATTTGTACCTGGGCTGCTAATGCTTGGGGCTAGTCAGTGCTGCCAAAGCTCTTGGGTCCATATCAGAGGCCAGATTTTTCCTTGTGCTTAGATTGGGCCAGATCCCTGTGGTGCTGGAGATGGAgctgctcctctctccctgcagatggagagagatggggtGTCAGCACTGGCACCAGCCCCAAGCATCTGAGAGATGCTCAGAGGTGGAGCATTGGGCTGTTTCTTGGtgtcccccgcccccggcctggGTGCTCTGGCAGCTCCACAGAGATAGCAACAATGGGTTGGTTAGTACTGACTCTGTGAAAAGAAGCTTGTTTGCACCCTTTGCCTGAGCAATGTCTTGCTGTTTTAGTACTAACACCGTATTCCAAACATGCCCTCTTCTTGCTTCCCTGGAACAACATTTGGAGTAGGAGGAGGACAGGAAGGGGTGATCCCTTTAAAGAGACCTGGCCTCCGCAGCTGGCAGAAATGGCGCTGTGCTGCTCCCGCCTAGCTGTGCTGATCCAGTCTAACTCATCTTGGGATTGGCTTTCTTGGGACCTTCCTTCCTGGCAAGGCTCAGGTGGTTTCTGCATGATCACCTTTGAGCAAGGGAGGGCGACTATACCATCCTCACACCCTTGTGGACAGAACAGCTGGTGCCAGCCATGGGGCGGCTTTGCCACCCCAGAAGACCGTGGGGGAGCTAgaggagcagccctctgcctGCATGTGCTGCAAGAGCTCGCAGGGAGGGGGGCTGCCAGGGCCTTGCCCAGCACAAAGGAGTGGGCTTGTGGTGTGTGCAAGGTGCAGGGGGGAGTTGTGGTTGCTACTACCTTTCCTTTGTTGAGTCATTGAGCTattattgttccttttttttctgttgtctgtcACTTGAGGAGTGTTGTAAATAAAAGCTGGTGTCCTTTTGAGTCTGCCTGCGTGTGAATCTGCCTGCTCCTAGGTTACTTGCCACAGCACCTGCTCTGTCCTTGCCTTTGCGGGATATGGGGCTAGGTTGTCTGCTGCTCACTTGTTGGGGTTGTATCCAGTGGAAGGAGCAACGTCCAGGGAACTGCCTGGCTCGCTCTTGACTCTGCGGGCGTGCTAATGCCTCTGCCTGGCTTTGTGGAGGCCCAGGTAGAAGGTCTCGGCTGTGTTGCCACTGCAGGTGCTGGGTGCAGCCCAGAGGGCAGGGTGCTGCCGGATAGTCCCTTAGTTCCTGCACTGTTTGTGCCTTGCAGCTGTATGTGCACGCTGATCTCTCAGGGCTGGCCTGCATGTACCTACAGCCTCTTCAGTTCAATGCCcctgttcttcccttttttagAGTTTTAGAGTTTGTTGTTGAAATCCTCTGCTTTCTATTTTAGACAACCGCTGAAAATAGATGTCAGGACTTTGTGGGTACCTTTTCGGGCCTGACCAAGTCCCAAGAAGTAATGCAGAGAGCAAAGgccacctattttttttttcccagaagggaTCTTATCCTTGCACTTGCTCTGGGCTCTTAATTTCACTCCAAGCATGCACTGCCTGGCACTGAATGTTAGTAGCACAATGCCCTtgggctctggcagccctcctgcAAGCCAGCATCCTAGGAGCTGTCGCTGGACCAAAGATTTAAATGTTGAGACTATTAATACACTCATatccttttccctcctctgctttAATGGTATTTAAACTATACTTAGCATTGGCAGAATTTCTCCTCAACTGCATCTCTTTACGTTTCGCCACGACCCTGTTTATCTCTTATCACCAAAATATTCTGTGGGGAGTGCGTGCTGGGGCATGCACTGTCCTAGTTGTGCCCCCCATCACAGGCGCGCGTTGCCTCAGCCCATCTCGGTTCGGTCCCAGTTGACTCCATCGGAGGAGGCCTGGGTCTGCTTTGTTACCCCTAACGTTGCGGCAGGCGCTCTGCCACAGGCGATCCAGGGAGTGCCctcctgggggaacaagaggaaaaaagtaatgatttttgcTATTATGGCCTATCTCCTTTGACTTTTCCTGCAAGACTGAGCTTTTCTTGCAGCATCTCAGGATTGCTCGCTAACAGCAATGCTTTCAGGCTTTCCCCAGGTACTTGCACAGAAGTGCCAGGGGACTCGGTCTGTGTGGCGCGTCCTGGGAGCACGGCAGTTGAGCAGGGCTGTTCTCATACTGGAAGCCCTAAACATGCGCAGAGCTGTGTTGTCCTAGGTCCCTGTGTCTTGAATAGAAGATGGGAGAGGGCTCTCCTAgggctgccagctctagaggaaGGCTGTCTGCCTTACAGGGCAGGCGAGAGCGCACCGTGCCAAGGAGGCATCTGTGCTGATACTGTCAGGACTTCGCTGCCCCGCTACCCTTGGCTGTAGGATGGGGTTACGCTGcagctgtattttttcctctattctgGTGGCATGGATTTGAGAATCTGAGCCCAAGGCATGGAGCTGGCATCCGCTAAGTGCAGCGTTTGTGTGTGCTGGCAACTGGTGTGTGGGTCTGTCCTGGTGCCCGCGTGCAGGCTGTGCCCCAGTGAGCCCCTGCACCGCTGGGCAGTGCGAGGGATGGAGAGGAGCTGCAGCCCGGAGGCGTGTGGAGCAGAGCCGCAGGCGGAGGTGCAGGAGGTGGGAGAGCGCGTGAGCGTGGAGGTGTGCGGTACAGCTGTGCTGACAGGACAGCCGGACCACAGAAACCCGAACAGCCGAGCGCCTAGGTCATCGTCAGCCAGACTGCAGAAACGCGAGCAGCTGAGTGCCTCGATCCTAGGCAGCTGGACCACAAAAACCCGAGCAGCCAAGTGCCTCGGTCGTAGCCAGCCCACTCCTGCCcctgtgcagagctctgctgcctgcCGGCGGGTCCGGCCGGGCTCACCCTCCCAGCAGGCTGGCAGGGACCAGATCCTGCTTTTGCCCTGTGCGTTCCCCAGCCCTGACGGCGCTCCGAGGCTGGGCGCCAGCCCCGGGCGTCCCTCGCTATCCTCCGGCCCCAGGCTCCAGCGCAGCACAGAGCCGCGTGCTGCAGAGCCGGGAGGCGGCACTGTGGTTCACCTGGCACCGCGCGGGGCCAGCACCGACTCTGCCATCAGGGTGCTGGGCCTGGGTCCTTGGTGGAGGAGCAGGGTGGCAGCACACatgcaaatgcacacacacacatacatgcagctatgcacgcacacacacacgcacacgcacacacacgcacgcagagCTACGTGCATGCCACGGGAAGTCGCAGCTGTGCCAGCAGCTGTCTGAAGGCTGTGCGGGAGGCGGTGATGGTGCCCAAGCCAGCTGTGGGGAGGGGAGCGCCTGCAGGTCGCCTACGCCTGACTCTCGCCTCAGTCTTGTTTTTGTGTTGATTTGGATGCTGCAAAGCTGGAGGCAATCCAATAACTCAAGTCTTAATGAAAGAGCatacaaaaatcattttataaattCATGATTTTTATAAAGACTAATAACAGACCACAGGGGTCAATGGAgtgaaaaagcacaaaagaagTGTGAAATGCATTTGGTGGAGGGGTGTGGTTAGGAGCCCCTGCTGAAGGGAATGAAGCCAGAGGCCAGTGAAATCAGACTGTTTACCTATAAAAACCAAACTTAGCAATGGTTTATTTTCACTATGACTAGGATATGATTTTTATCATTAGATTAAATTGTAGGAGGAAGAGAGGTATGTGTTGTATCATTGAATTAAATAGTGGGAAGAGAGAACAGTAATGAACAGAATCTACTTAGGAGACCAATTTGCAGTCTACAATTACCTTGATAAAGTAGGAGTATTACTGCAAGACGGAGCGGGCGAGgtggccgcggggcagcggggcctcggCGGACGTGTCTGCAGGGACTTGGAGGAAACATGGGTCCTCATCCCCAAGGAGGAGGCCAGGCTTCAAGAATTGATCAGCTATTGACAGTTTATTATTTCGTCCTCTTTTTCTAACTTCATTTCCAGTTCTATAATTAATTGCTTTGCTCTTTGCAAcagtaaactttaaaaaaaaatgtttgtttcaagGCTTGTTTATTTATGCCCGTCTCTAGGGGTGGTCCGACCAGCACTGGCTGCCGAGTTCCTTACAGAGACACAAATAAAGGCTTTAGGGGAAGGGCATGTGTCTGGCATCAGCAGGAGACACGCGCTTCTGGAGTGACGCCTGCCGGGGCGACTCCTCGGTGATCACCAAACGGTGATTTGTGGCCGAGCCCGTGCGTCGGCGGCGGCAGCTCGTTGGTGGCCAGGAAGCGCAGCACGCCGGTGCGGTCGCAGGGGGCGAATATCTGGTAGCCAGGCTGGGGCGGGGGTGGCCCTTGGCCGGCGAGAGGGACCGGTGCCCgtggcagccaggtcgcctcggtcgggggctggagctgctgctgacgGCCGGGCTGTTTTCTGGGGCTTCGCAGCCTGGCACTAAATGTCCCCTTCCAGTTTCTGTTGCCATGGGAACCTGTGGGCGATGCAGGACTAATCACAGTCCCTTTGTTCTGCGAATAAATGTTAATGGCTTGGTCTCATCCCTTTGTGGTCAGAGAGCACAAAAGTGGGCAGGCGGGGCCTGGTTACACTGGTGCTTGCGTGGGCATGC encodes:
- the PPP1R27 gene encoding protein phosphatase 1 regulatory subunit 27; protein product: MKDYCQVSMPRYSRYARRLRASRTVHFPNDVVFQDHIRQGDLEQVGRFIRTRKVTLDTIYPSGMAALHEAVLTGNLECVKLLVKYGADIHQRDENGWTPLHMACSDGYADIARYLMSLGASPEATNDAGEKPADLVDPEYKELVELFEAATVD
- the MCRIP1 gene encoding mapk-regulated corepressor-interacting protein 1, whose translation is MASSPVSRVVYNGKRSGGPRSPGTGSEIFTPAHEENVRFIYEAWQCVERDLRSQMGSERGLVEEYVEKMPNPSLKAFKPVDLGDLKRRNTQDAKKS